Genomic segment of archaeon BMS3Bbin15:
CATCACAGGGTTACTGTGGAAAAGTACATGAATATCATAAGCCTTGTGCACAACAGAGTACCCCAGGTGGGAAAGGATGGGAGCAAGCTGAAAGTGACGAGACTTCCTCCTGACCTTGAAAAGCTGGATGAGACACAAATCCTGCTATCTTCGCTGTACTTCAAAAAGGCATTCAGTCAGAAAAATGCAGTTCCAAAGGAACTATGGGTAAGGGATGAAGTTTTTAAAAGATTGAGTGAGAGGGGTTTTATTGGAATAAAAGCAGATAAAGTTTATCTTACTTCACTTGGTCTGAGGTCTGCTATGTTGATTATCAGAGATAGTTTTGCCAGAGGTATTGATTCCGATATGTCTAAGTTCCCTGAAGAACAACCTGAGAAAGAACAGGAGGCTGTTGTCATAGTCCCATACAAGCCCTGGATGGAAAAGAGGGCATATCCCAGTGTCTCTGCGTAAGGGGGGAATCTTTTGGTAGACGAAGAATTTAAAATTGTCAGGACGCCTAACTTTTCCAAGTATTATGTCACCAATCTGCTGGTGAATAGCACTGATGTGGATATCAGGCTAGAAATTATGAATGAGAAATTCCCTGGAAGGAAAGATGATGAAGAGGAGAGCGTTGACGATTATATTTCAGATGCCTTAATCATGTTTACCCCTGAAGCAGCAAAAAAACTCAGGCAGAGATTGGAAGAAGTATTGGCTGATTATGAAGGAGAACATGGCGAGATAAAAGTTACCAGAGAAATACCTTAATTTATAATCTATCTGGTCAACATTTCACCCTCCGCGTCAGTCAACCCTCAATATCATAAAAGAGTAGATTTTAGAAAGACCGCTTACAGATAATCTGTATGAGCCATAGTAACACGTCTTATTTGCTAAAGACCCTGCGTCTACACAGAGGCACGTCTGTGGGTGGCGGGGTACTTTCGGGGAAGGCACGGCAGTGAAATTTCTACCTCGAAAAGTATATATATGTGCATCAAAATATATATGCATTAGAGAACTATGATGCAACAGTGTAGAAATATCGCACGACATTGCTGGTTGGGAGGAGGTTTCCAGTGAGGGTAAAAAGAGTTATTACGCATATCCACAAATCCACTTATGAGCGTGTGTGGCTTCCCTCGCTGAACGGTCTTCTGCAGCCGCATGCTTTCTGCGAGTACTGCGGTTCTGTCAAGAATATTTCCAGTGACAGGGCTAAAGGCATAGGCCATTACATAAATGTCCTGGCAGAGATTAAGCGTTACATGGAGAGGAGGAGCTGGAAGTTATCACAGGCCCAAAACAGGCTGATTATAAAAGAGCTTGAGGGCATGGAAGACTTTGCCGATATTTACATAATGCGTGGCAGCGCGCAGAAAAACATATTTATAGGTGCAGTAAAAAAATATACGGGGTTATCGAGAAGCCTTATAGAATCGTTCCTATAGCCCATCTGAATTGAGCCATGCGATGATAAGAGGAGGGCTGGGTTAGCCATGGCTGTGTGAAATACACCGCTGGTGATAAAAACTTTAGGCCAATGTTTTCTTATCATGCCGGAGGAATATCAAAAAGGTGTGGAAGTTATGCATATAAAATATTTCCCTGATGAGGAAGCAGAGTTGTTGAAATTGAGATACTCGATGCCTCAAAGTTTGCAGGTACAGAAGAACTAAAGCTGAGCGAATTTGAGTATGGCAGAAATGTGGTTCAACCTGCCGAGATTCAAATTTATGGGCTGTCTGGGAGATTTCAAAGAAGCTGAGCATGACTGTGGCAAAAATTAGATAAAGTGCATATAGAAAATATAAAAACATACGAAATTATCGAGGGGAAAACCCAAGAGAATACAGGATGACATAGAAAAATAAAGATGGTTTTTATAGAGTGAGAATTGATTACACCTCTACAACCGCCCGAGACTCTGGTTTGTTATCAGCAAGTTCTATGATAAGCTGTCTTTCTATTTGCAGGAGATTCTTGACAATCTCACTTTCGGTATTCAATGTATAGAGTTTTGTTTTACCAAATTTTCGGTTTACTTTTGCTATTTTAAAGTTCTCAAGCTCTCCCCATACCTTATAAAAAGTTGTCTTGCTCATGCCGACCTCTTCTATAATCTCCTTTTTCGAGAAGTCAAAGAGCCTGTTGTCAATGAAGAAATCAACTATCCTCATCTGGGGTGACTTTCCAAAAACCTTTAGTAACAGCGATTCTGTTTCCATTTATTTAACACTCCTCTCTTATTAAATTACTTATTATAATTTATTATAATATATGACAGAAAAGTTTATTAACCTTACCGTTGAAAGGTATCAACAGAGTACTTTACTATGGAAAGACAGGATTTAAATGATAGGGAAATTATTGCAACAATATTTCACAAGCTCGCAAGAAAAGGTGCGTGGGGTGAGGCTTACCTGCCATATGATACTGTTACAGGATGGATAATGAAGAAAATAAAACGTGATGGTAAGAGGGTGAGAAAAATTGTGGATTCTCTTATCCATGATGGATATCTAATATCTCATAAAGGTGGTGGAACTATTTCTTTAAATACCAGGCAAAAAGAGGAAATATTCCGGATGATAAATGAGTATATACTTCGTTAATTTCCAGAGTTCTTGGGATTGGCAAAGAGTTTTTACTGAGAAGGTGTTCGGGTAAAACAAAAAGGTATATTAAGTCGAGTTTGTGTAATGAATGAGTTAGATGAAGTTATGGACTTTCAATGTCTCAGTCCTTCTTATATATTCGTTACATATATATAATATTAACACGAGAAAACTCCACAGTTTGCTGTGGGTAATTCACAGGGAGTCAATTAAATGAAAGCTTTAGTACTTAGCGGAGGACAGGGAACAAGGCTCAGACCTCTTACCTTTACCACGGCAAAGCAGCTTATACCTGTTGGCAATAAACCTATTCTGGGATATGTGCTTGGCCGTATCGCAGACGGGGGAATAAAGGAACTGGGTGTTGTAATTGCAAAGGAAACAGGCGAGGATGTAAAGAGCTATGTAAAAGACGGTTCTGCCTGGGGCTTTGATAATACAGCCTACATACTTCAGGAACCTCTCGGCCTTGCGCATGCTGTAAAGACAGCAGAGGAATTTCTTGGCAATGACAGCTTTATAATGTATCTGGGTGATAATCTGCTTGGTGAGGGTGTTACGGAACTTTTAAAGAAGTTTGAAGAGGAAAGCCTGGATGCCCTGATTTTGTTGAAAGAGGTGGAGGACCCCCGTGCCTTCGGCGTTGCTGTTCTTGATGAAAAGGGTAATGTGGTTAAGCTGGTAGAAAAGCCAGAGGAGCCGCCAAGCAATTTAGCCCTTGTTGGTGTTTATGTCTTTTCATCCAGGGTGCATGAAGCAATAGGGAGGATTAAACCTTCATGGCGTGGCGAGCTTGAGATTACTGATGCAATACAGGAGATGATAGACCTCGGCTTTAAGGTGAAGGCGGAAGTGCTCAACTCGTGGTGGCTGGATACGGGTAAGAAGGATGATATTTTAAGTGCCAATGCTGTTGTGCTTGACGAGTTTATTAAAACTGAAATTGAGGGTGAGTTTGATGGAAAAAGCAAAATTACGGGAAGGGTTAAAATCGGAGAGGGAACAGAAATAATAAACAGTATTATAAGAGGTCCCTGTGCCATAGGTGAAAACTGCATAATTGAAAACTCTTTCATTGGCCCGTATACAAGCGTTGGTAATGATACGAGAATCTCAGACTCTGCAATTGAATACTGCGTAATTCTTGATAATGTTGCTGTGGAAAATATAGACAGGCTGGAGGAAAGTTTGATAGGGAGAAACGCCAGATTGACCAGAAATCAGGGACACAGGGCAATAAAGTTACATGTCGGAGATTATACGGAGGTTGAACTTTGAAATTCAGGAAGGGAGATTTGGAAGGAGTGATGGTTAAAGAGCTCAGAAAGTTTATTGACGAACGGGGCTGGCTGGCTGAACTGTTCAGGCAGGATGAGATTGATAAGGAGAGCTACCCTGTTATGTCTTATGTCTCAATGACAATGCCGGGGGTTACAAGGGGACCTCATGAGCATATCGAGCAGACTGACTACTTCTGCTTTCTCGGTCCTTCGAATTTCAAGCTGGTTCTCTGGGATAACCGCAGGGATTCAACCACATATATGAACGAAAGGGTGCTATTTGTAGGGGAGGATAATCCCGTTGCAGTGCAGGTACCACCCGGTGTTGTGCATGCCTACAGAAATATAGGGCTTGACCCAGGTTATGTTTTTAACTTTCCCAACAGGTTATTCGCCGGCAGGGATAAGAAGGAGAAGGTGGATGAAATCAGATATGAGAATGATGAGGAAGGTATTTTCAGGGTGGATGAAGAATGAGAGTGCTTGTTACAGGCGGCTATGGTTTTATAGGCAGCAATTTTATCAGGTTTTTGCTAAAAAATACAGGGCATGAGGTTGTCAACCTGGATGCCCTCACCTATGCGGGAAACAGGGGTAATCTCGAAGATTATGAGGGCGATAGCAGGTATGCCTTTATTCACGGAAGGATTGAGAATCGAGAGCTGGTAAACAGGGTTGTTGAGGATGTTGACTATGTGGTCAATTTTGCTGCCGAGACTCATGTTGACAGGTCAATAAAAGAACCGTTTCCTTTTCTCACCACCAATGTGCTCGGGACTCAGACACTGCTCGAAGCCTGCAAAGACTCCGGAGTAAAAAGGTTTCTTCATATTTCAACCGATGAAGTCTACGGGTCTCTTGAGAGCGATGAGGGAAAGTTTACAGAGGATTTACCTCTGAAGCCCAACTCTCCCTATTCTGCTTCCAAAGCGGCAGTGGATATGCTTGTCAGAGCCTATAATGTTACCTATGGTCTGCCTGCGGTTACTGTTCGCCCCTCGAACAACTACGGCTACTACCAGTTTCCAGAGAAATTCATACCTCTTATGATAACCAACCTCTTGCAGAATAAGCCCGTACCGGTTTACGGAGACGGGAAAAACATAAGGGACTGGCTTTTTGTCGAAGACTGCGCCCGTGGCGTTTTTGATGTTCTTATGAAGGGAAAGGAAGGAGAGATTTACAATCTGGGCGGAGTGAGTGAAAGAAGAAATATTGAAGTTACAGAAACTGTCATGAAAATAATGGGCAAGGCTCAAAGCTATATAAAATTCGTTAAGGATAGGCCGGGGCATGATTACCGCTATGCTCTGGATATAACAAAGGTGAAGAGTGAAGTGGGATGGAAGCCTGTGGTGGGCTTTGAGGAAGGGCTGAAGAAAACAGTAGAGTGGTATAGGGAAAATACACGGTGGTGGAAGCCCTTGCAGCAGAGACTTGAAAAAGAGAGCAAGGGATTCTGGAGCTAAGTTTATGAAAGTGGCTGTAATAGGGGCTACGGGGCAGCTTGGAAGCGATTTGGTAAAGGCTTTCGGGGAAGATGCGGTGCCTCTGGGGCATGAGGATATAGAGGTTAGAAGCCTGTCTGGCTGCATAAATGCCCTTAAGTTCCTGCCAGAGGTTGTGATAAACTGCGCAGCCTATGTCAGGGTTGACGATGCCGAGGATGAAGCAGAGGAAGCTTTTGCAGTAAATGCGGCTGGAGCGAAGAACGTGGCAATAGCCTGCGAGAGTATTGGCGCTGTGAATGTTTACATAGGCACCGACTATGTGTTTGACGGCAAAAAAGGTGAGCCCTATGTTGAGAGTGATTTACCCAATCCTATCAATGTATACAGCCTGAGTAAGTATGTAGGTGAAATCTTCACCAGAAACTACTCTTCCAGATATTATATACCCAGAGTCTCCAGTCTTTACGGAGTTAAAGGAGCCCGTGGCAAGGGTGGCAATTTCGTTGAGACCATGATAAAGAAGGCGGAGAATAGAGAGGAGATTAAAGTTGTGGGTGACATGATTATGAGCCCCACCTATACGAGGGATGCCGCTGATATTATTCACAGGATTTTAAAGCAGAATCTACCCTATGGCATCTACCACTGCTCGAATTCTGGCTCCTGCTCATGGCTCGAGTTTGCCAGTGCTATATTCAGCTTTATGAATTTCGGGATTGCTATAAAGTCGATATCTTACAGAGAGCTTAACTTAAAGGCTGCCAGGCCTGAAAACAGCTCGTTGGAGAGCGAAAAACTTGAAAAATATGGTATAAAACCCAGAAACTGGAGAGATGCCCTGAAAGATTATCTCAAGGAAAAGGAGTATATCTGATATGGGCGAGAAAATAATAATGTTTTAAATTCATTAATTCTTTCCAGCAGGGAAAAATCAGGTGATTCAGGGAGAAACACAAAAATTTTATGTATTTCACATATAATATATTGTATAGTATTGTTAAGGGTGATAAAATTAAAACAAAAATCATTATCACCGGCGGAAAAGTCCATGAAGTAGGCTACAGGGTTTTTCTCCTGGGCGTAGCCGGATCTTTAGGGCTGGGGAGGTTCTTTGCCGACAACACTTTTGAAAGACGGTAAAGAGGCCGTCTATGTGCTACTGGACTGCCCCGAAGAAAAAATAAAGACTTTCAGGGAGATATTTTTGAACCCAAAGAAAAGATGTACAAAACAACATAAAAGAGGTAATTAAATTGAGTTATACAGATAATTTTCCTTATGAAACATACAGAAAATACCAAAAAAAAATAATAGAAGAAATAGAAGACAAATTTGAAAATAAAGATAATGAAGTAATGATTATTGAAGCACCCCCCGGTTTTGGAAAAAGTGCGGTAAATGTCGCAGTCGCAAAAAGTTTTAACAGCGCTTATATCATAACAACACAGAAAGTGTTACAGGATTTTTATGGCGATGAATATAAACTCCCAGTGATAAAGGGAAGACAGAATTATACATGCCTCATTACAGGTGGAACAGCAGATAGTGGCCCGTGTCAATTAATTACCCCTAAAATCCCAGATAAAAAAACATCTCAAAAGAATTTTAATTTCAATCACAGTGATTATTTCTGCAAACGTAAAGATGAGTGCCCCTATGAAATTGCAAAAAAGGAATGTGCCGATTCTCCAGTATGCGTAATGAATATGACATATAGTTTTCATATGCCTCCTGAATTTACAGATAGAGAACTGATTATAGTTGATGAAGCCCATAATCTTGATGATACTATATTAGACTTTGTAACAAAAACAATTAAAAAAACAGATATTTTAAAAGATACACCCACCAATACAACAATTCAAGAATGTATTGGATATATGATGAGTAAACGAAAAGAAATGCTAGATAATATAGAATTAAATAGTATTAAACAGAAAAGAATAGGAGAGAAATTAATTTATAAAATCAAGCAGGAAGAGAAAGGGAAAAATAAAAAAGAAAAAATGTCAGGGGAATTAAGAAGAGAAGTTGAAAAAGGTATGAACCAAATAAGTAAAATACATTTTAAAATTGACGAAGAAAAAAATATTCTATCACAAATAGAAGAATTAGACAGTGAAATTTCCAAAGGACACGAATGGGTGGCAGAAGACAATTTAACAAGTATAAAATTCACACCTTTGACTGTTGGAAGATTCCTGAATAAATTGCTATGGGAGAGAGGAAACAAAATACTGTGCACAAGTGCTACTTTTTTAGATAAAGACAGATTTATGAAAGAAACTGGACTGAATGGTAAAACAGCAACATTTATATCAGTGCCTTCTTCATTTAATAAAAAAAACAGATTAATATATTATATTCAAACAGGTAAAATGTCATATAACCACAGAGAAAAAACACTTCCGATTTTGGCTAAGAAACTAAGCCAAATATGTGAGGAGTATAAGGGAGATAATATAATTGTTCATGCACACACTTATAAAAATATTAACGATTTAGCAAGATTAATTAAAACAGATAAAAGAGTAATGCTTCAATCTAAAATTGATAGGGAAAAAAGTTTGGATAATTTTAAAAATGGAAAAAACAGAATATTTTTATCTGTAAAAATGACAGAGGGAATTGACTTAAAAGATGATATGTGTAGAGTGAATATTCTCGCAAAAGTGCCATTTGGGATTACAGTAGACAAACGAATAAAACAAAGAATGAAAAAAGATATAAAATGGTATTATTGGAAAACTATAATAGAAATTGTTCAAGCCTATGGAAGGACAACTAGAAGTGAATATGATTATTCGGATACATACATATTAGACAATGACTTTGGACGTTTATATAATAATAACACTAAAATGTTTCCTGAATGGTTCAGAGAAGCTCTTATATGGGAAGACAAACAATCCCAATCGCATAATTGAATCTCGTAAACTACCCACGGACTTTAGCCGCGGGAGAACGTCACATTGTACTTCCTCACAAATCTTTTAGCTCCTCAGCTACCATTTTAGCTAATAATAGTTGTTTCAGCTCGTCATCACTGTTTATCCGCAAAAAATCATTGGCAAGGCTATACACCCCTATACTCCTTCTCGACACAATACCAAGTTCAATCAGGCGGTTGAGATTTTTGTGCACTCTCGCTTTCTTCCATTCCAGAATTTTTATAAGTTCAATGGTTTTGATTACTCCTCTTTCACCTTTCATTACTTTAATAATGCTCAACAGGCTCTTTATCTTCTGTTTTTTAGATGTAGTAAAGTAATATCTCATATCTTCCGATAACTGTGTGAGTTTACGTGAGTATGCTTTCTTCTCCTCCCTGCACAATTCAATATCATGCAGGGTTGTACTCATCTCCTGTTTGAGGCGTTTTACTTCCTCACGAAGTTTTTTGTTATTTTCTACAACTTCTGATAATCTACTTACTAAAGCCGCGTTTTCACTTTCCGTGGTGGCCTTTTTGTCCAAATCATCCAGACCCTCCTTCTCTTCTGTGTCTTTTTGATTAATACTTACACATCGGAGGTTGCCCTGCGGCTCTTTAGTTTCAGATTCAACAGCTTCTTTGGATTCTGTGGTTTTTTTACCTCACTTTCCGGAGAATCTTTTTCTATGAGGTCCTTTAACCGTTTCCCTCTGATGATGACCTCTTCGGTTTCGGATGCTTTTTTCTTTGTGGTCTGCTTTTTTTCTACCTTCTTTTCGACAGTGTCCATCTGATTGAGTTCCCTGACGAGTTCATTCACGAACTCTTTTGTGATATTGACAAGCCCGGGTTGTGAAAGGAAATCATCGGGGTTGCTTTCGTCACTGTTAGAATTTATGATTCTCATTAATTTCTCTCGTCCTTTCTCTGTGTGTACTTCCAGCATGTGGCTACGTAAAGACAACAGATACATGCCATCCCCCCTGTTTTTATGAGACTCCGCAAGCCTATCTATAATCCTCTCGGCTATCTTCCTGACACTTTTACTACCGAGCATACTGATTGCTTTTTCTTCATCTATCATCACAAGACAGTGAAAAAAAGGAGTATCTAAAGGGCACATTTTTTGTAGCTGTTTGAATGGGGGTGAACTACTCTCTTGTTTTTACTGCTTTAGCTGGAGTAGTTTAATCGTTGCAATTTTAGAATCACTTAATAGAAGAAAAAGAGGGGCTTATTTCATTAAAAGAGAATATGAATGCTTTCCCAGATATCTTCTTATCTATAAATCCGTTCTTGCAGTTTGATAAATAACTCTATATGTTTCAGATATTTCTTTCCAATTCATTGGTTTTTCAGGGAGTTTCATTTTTAATCAACCTACTAATTTAGTAGTTATTAGTAGGTTTTAGTAATTGCTATCTTTGCATCTTAAAAATGTATTATGGTAGTAAGAAATATGGATATTCTCAACTCCAACCAGCTTTTTTCATCATACTCAAGTTGAGAAACAAAAAGAAGTTTGTATATTTTAATGAGCATCATCCGCAATTTTTATTTTTGCTACTCGTAAGGTGGTAATATATATTCGCTGTAATTAATCCTCCTATGGCAAGGTCGATTTTTATGGCATTTTCAAAG
This window contains:
- the rmlA gene encoding glucose-1-phosphate thymidylyltransferase encodes the protein MKALVLSGGQGTRLRPLTFTTAKQLIPVGNKPILGYVLGRIADGGIKELGVVIAKETGEDVKSYVKDGSAWGFDNTAYILQEPLGLAHAVKTAEEFLGNDSFIMYLGDNLLGEGVTELLKKFEEESLDALILLKEVEDPRAFGVAVLDEKGNVVKLVEKPEEPPSNLALVGVYVFSSRVHEAIGRIKPSWRGELEITDAIQEMIDLGFKVKAEVLNSWWLDTGKKDDILSANAVVLDEFIKTEIEGEFDGKSKITGRVKIGEGTEIINSIIRGPCAIGENCIIENSFIGPYTSVGNDTRISDSAIEYCVILDNVAVENIDRLEESLIGRNARLTRNQGHRAIKLHVGDYTEVEL
- a CDS encoding ATP-dependent DNA helicase DinG — protein: MSYTDNFPYETYRKYQKKIIEEIEDKFENKDNEVMIIEAPPGFGKSAVNVAVAKSFNSAYIITTQKVLQDFYGDEYKLPVIKGRQNYTCLITGGTADSGPCQLITPKIPDKKTSQKNFNFNHSDYFCKRKDECPYEIAKKECADSPVCVMNMTYSFHMPPEFTDRELIIVDEAHNLDDTILDFVTKTIKKTDILKDTPTNTTIQECIGYMMSKRKEMLDNIELNSIKQKRIGEKLIYKIKQEEKGKNKKEKMSGELRREVEKGMNQISKIHFKIDEEKNILSQIEELDSEISKGHEWVAEDNLTSIKFTPLTVGRFLNKLLWERGNKILCTSATFLDKDRFMKETGLNGKTATFISVPSSFNKKNRLIYYIQTGKMSYNHREKTLPILAKKLSQICEEYKGDNIIVHAHTYKNINDLARLIKTDKRVMLQSKIDREKSLDNFKNGKNRIFLSVKMTEGIDLKDDMCRVNILAKVPFGITVDKRIKQRMKKDIKWYYWKTIIEIVQAYGRTTRSEYDYSDTYILDNDFGRLYNNNTKMFPEWFREALIWEDKQSQSHN
- the rmlD gene encoding dTDP-4-dehydrorhamnose reductase; this encodes MKVAVIGATGQLGSDLVKAFGEDAVPLGHEDIEVRSLSGCINALKFLPEVVINCAAYVRVDDAEDEAEEAFAVNAAGAKNVAIACESIGAVNVYIGTDYVFDGKKGEPYVESDLPNPINVYSLSKYVGEIFTRNYSSRYYIPRVSSLYGVKGARGKGGNFVETMIKKAENREEIKVVGDMIMSPTYTRDAADIIHRILKQNLPYGIYHCSNSGSCSWLEFASAIFSFMNFGIAIKSISYRELNLKAARPENSSLESEKLEKYGIKPRNWRDALKDYLKEKEYI
- a CDS encoding dTDP-4-dehydrorhamnose 3,5-epimerase, coding for MKFRKGDLEGVMVKELRKFIDERGWLAELFRQDEIDKESYPVMSYVSMTMPGVTRGPHEHIEQTDYFCFLGPSNFKLVLWDNRRDSTTYMNERVLFVGEDNPVAVQVPPGVVHAYRNIGLDPGYVFNFPNRLFAGRDKKEKVDEIRYENDEEGIFRVDEE
- the rffG gene encoding dTDP-glucose 4,6-dehydratase 2; this translates as MRVLVTGGYGFIGSNFIRFLLKNTGHEVVNLDALTYAGNRGNLEDYEGDSRYAFIHGRIENRELVNRVVEDVDYVVNFAAETHVDRSIKEPFPFLTTNVLGTQTLLEACKDSGVKRFLHISTDEVYGSLESDEGKFTEDLPLKPNSPYSASKAAVDMLVRAYNVTYGLPAVTVRPSNNYGYYQFPEKFIPLMITNLLQNKPVPVYGDGKNIRDWLFVEDCARGVFDVLMKGKEGEIYNLGGVSERRNIEVTETVMKIMGKAQSYIKFVKDRPGHDYRYALDITKVKSEVGWKPVVGFEEGLKKTVEWYRENTRWWKPLQQRLEKESKGFWS